A single region of the Salipaludibacillus sp. LMS25 genome encodes:
- a CDS encoding glycoside hydrolase family 3 N-terminal domain-containing protein, with protein sequence MIQIEMADVLAILKICIPYFIVFGITIILGIGIMIACRKMSRSKKFLIRGNTVLAMILVLVILINMISFGPMSTIISLSTGSGTISEERANEANEAALQVAQEGIVLLENDGLLPLDETTNVNLFGWASSNPLYGGSGSGGINDLFPIVSLSEGLDNAGFNVNEELLAFYTSYNSERPEMSIQEQSWTLPEPPVATYPEELIQGAQEFSDVAVVVLTRAAGEGHSDMPGDVSDVSFDQNSSEYEDFSAGDHYLQLSQSEEDMINMVTENFDKVALVYNGANPFELGFVDEYSEIQAVIWAPGPGNIGFNALGQIMRGEVNPSGKTSDTFVYDMTVAPWWNNWDRFRYENMTHLATDGMNQGRPEVYYPSFTNYVEGIYVGYKFYETAAQEGLINYEEAVQYPFGHGLSYSTFTQEMGSISEDDGMLSFDVTVTNTGSVAGKEVIQVYYNPPYTNGGIEKSTANLVAFDKTEVLDPGASQTVTITFPAEDMASYDALGASAYVLEEGDYTISINSNSNTILDEQTYTLNSTVIYAGDNGRSSDHLTATNQFDNVAGDVTYLSREDSFANYDIATAEPTSMILPEPYASEYHLNENYDYTAILNDDDDMPTTGADNGMELADLRGADYDDPRWESLLDQITVDEMSQLIALAGYQTATVESVGKVATVDADGPAALNNNFTNAGSIGFPIAVVIASTWNQDLALKYGEMMGKMAKEMNVAGWYAPAMNTHRMAFGGRHYEYYSEDGVLAGRIAANAITGAKNHGVYSFIKHFALYDANGKMVSIWSNEQAIREIYLKPFELSVKEGQADAVMVGWNFLGHRWVGENSNLMNTVLRDEWGFRGMAITDFFRNNGHGFMNADSALAGGVDGMLATFEGGPNFVNDPTHPTSVNAMRTASKNIMYTVVNSWAYESDNIELGLLPWQKVAITINVLLGILFLASGIWIYRKSRMMRE encoded by the coding sequence ATGATACAAATTGAAATGGCGGATGTATTAGCAATTTTAAAAATATGTATACCTTATTTCATTGTTTTTGGTATCACCATCATTCTTGGTATTGGCATTATGATTGCTTGTCGCAAGATGTCACGTTCGAAGAAGTTTTTGATTCGTGGGAATACTGTCTTGGCTATGATCCTTGTCTTAGTAATACTTATTAACATGATTAGTTTTGGACCTATGTCTACTATTATTAGTCTTTCTACTGGTAGCGGTACGATTAGTGAAGAGAGAGCTAATGAGGCGAATGAAGCAGCTTTACAGGTGGCACAAGAGGGGATCGTCTTACTTGAAAATGATGGTCTTCTTCCGTTAGACGAAACGACGAATGTAAACCTTTTTGGTTGGGCATCTTCTAACCCCCTTTATGGAGGGTCGGGATCCGGTGGAATTAACGATCTTTTCCCCATTGTTAGTTTGTCGGAGGGACTTGACAATGCTGGATTCAATGTAAATGAAGAGCTACTTGCTTTTTACACTAGTTATAATTCCGAGAGACCGGAGATGTCGATTCAAGAACAAAGTTGGACACTTCCGGAACCACCCGTAGCTACATATCCAGAAGAACTTATTCAAGGAGCGCAGGAATTTTCGGATGTAGCAGTTGTGGTACTTACACGGGCAGCTGGGGAAGGACACAGTGATATGCCTGGAGATGTTAGCGACGTGTCATTTGATCAAAACTCTAGTGAATACGAGGACTTCTCAGCTGGTGATCATTATCTTCAGCTTTCTCAGTCAGAAGAAGATATGATCAATATGGTGACGGAGAATTTTGATAAAGTAGCTTTAGTTTATAATGGTGCCAATCCTTTTGAACTTGGCTTTGTTGATGAATATAGTGAGATTCAAGCCGTTATTTGGGCTCCTGGTCCTGGTAATATAGGCTTTAATGCCCTTGGTCAAATTATGCGTGGTGAAGTGAACCCTTCTGGTAAAACATCAGATACGTTTGTTTACGATATGACGGTTGCACCTTGGTGGAACAATTGGGATAGGTTCCGATATGAAAACATGACTCATTTAGCTACTGATGGTATGAATCAAGGTAGGCCTGAAGTTTATTATCCTTCTTTTACGAATTATGTGGAGGGCATCTATGTAGGGTATAAGTTCTATGAGACAGCAGCACAAGAGGGTTTAATAAATTATGAGGAAGCGGTGCAATATCCATTTGGTCACGGTCTTAGTTATTCAACGTTTACTCAAGAAATGGGATCAATTTCCGAAGATGACGGAATGCTTAGCTTTGATGTGACCGTTACCAATACGGGGTCTGTTGCTGGTAAGGAAGTTATACAAGTTTATTATAATCCACCTTACACAAATGGTGGGATAGAGAAATCGACTGCTAATTTGGTGGCATTTGATAAGACAGAAGTATTGGATCCAGGAGCATCACAGACAGTAACCATTACATTCCCTGCTGAAGATATGGCTTCTTATGATGCATTGGGAGCAAGTGCCTATGTGTTGGAGGAAGGAGACTATACCATCTCTATTAATAGTAACTCCAATACAATACTTGACGAACAAACTTACACATTGAACTCTACCGTTATATATGCTGGTGATAATGGACGTTCGAGTGATCATCTAACGGCCACTAACCAGTTTGATAATGTAGCTGGTGACGTGACGTATCTTTCCCGTGAGGATAGCTTTGCTAATTATGATATTGCTACGGCTGAACCTACGTCTATGATCCTTCCTGAGCCGTATGCATCGGAATATCATTTGAATGAGAATTATGATTATACAGCCATTCTCAACGATGATGATGACATGCCTACGACAGGTGCTGATAATGGAATGGAGCTTGCTGATTTACGTGGTGCTGATTATGATGATCCACGTTGGGAGTCACTTCTAGATCAGATAACTGTTGATGAAATGTCACAACTGATTGCTTTGGCAGGTTATCAGACAGCTACTGTGGAGTCAGTAGGTAAGGTGGCTACGGTAGATGCCGATGGTCCTGCGGCACTAAATAACAACTTTACTAATGCTGGATCTATTGGTTTTCCAATTGCTGTTGTTATTGCTTCGACTTGGAACCAAGACTTAGCTCTTAAATATGGAGAAATGATGGGGAAAATGGCAAAAGAAATGAATGTTGCAGGTTGGTACGCTCCTGCCATGAATACACATCGTATGGCATTTGGGGGACGACATTATGAATACTACTCCGAAGATGGAGTCCTTGCTGGCAGAATTGCAGCAAATGCGATTACAGGAGCAAAAAACCATGGGGTTTATTCTTTTATAAAACACTTTGCTTTGTATGATGCTAACGGAAAGATGGTTAGTATATGGTCAAATGAGCAGGCCATTCGTGAAATCTATCTTAAACCTTTTGAACTCTCTGTAAAAGAAGGGCAGGCAGATGCAGTTATGGTTGGATGGAATTTCCTTGGGCACAGATGGGTTGGAGAAAATAGTAACTTGATGAATACGGTTCTACGTGATGAGTGGGGATTCCGTGGTATGGCTATCACTGACTTTTTCCGAAACAATGGGCATGGCTTCATGAATGCGGATTCGGCCCTTGCTGGTGGTGTGGATGGCATGTTGGCGACGTTTGAAGGTGGTCCTAACTTTGTGAATGATCCAACTCATCCTACAAGTGTGAATGCTATGCGTACAGCTTCTAAGAACATCATGTATACGGTTGTCAACAGTTGGGCTTATGAGAGCGACAATATTGAGTTGGGCTTGTTACCTTGGCAAAAAGTAGCCATTACGATCAATGTATTATTAGGAATTCTATTCTTAGCTAGCGGTATTTGGATTTACAGGAAGTCTCGCATGATGAGAGAGTAA
- a CDS encoding ATP-binding protein: protein MNDVLPDIPRLYTALAEWMACIVYISILKKQIKGWKLFTFSCGVLIIQSAFLILTKDLPIVFWIPCMLVAVGIMFLFIIISCKITATEAGYFSVKAFVAAELVASLQWQVHFYLWNGDNSNMLLGILLLSVMYSGAFLLIWILESPHIPGEGKLNIKHRELWSTVVIGAVIFGISNLSFVTANTPFSGQYAQEIFNIRTLVNLGGFAILYAYHIQLNEIRIKHELEAMQNILQNQYAQYQQSKESIGIINYKYHDLKNHIIALRAEEDPEKRNAYLTEMENDIKSFEAQHKTGHNVLDTLLASKSMYCIKNGITLTCVADGTLLNDMDVIDICTIFGNALDNAIEYEKQIKEEEKRLIHVSLFTQKGFLMIRFENYFEGDLILDGDLPVTTKKDKYYHGYGLKSIRYTVQKYDGVVKVDQKGNWFELKILIPILS from the coding sequence ATGAATGACGTTCTTCCTGATATACCTAGGTTATATACAGCATTGGCTGAGTGGATGGCTTGTATTGTTTACATTTCCATACTCAAAAAACAAATAAAAGGGTGGAAGCTTTTTACCTTCTCTTGTGGTGTTTTGATTATACAATCGGCTTTTTTGATATTGACAAAAGATTTACCAATTGTTTTTTGGATTCCTTGTATGCTTGTAGCTGTAGGAATAATGTTTTTATTTATTATTATAAGTTGTAAGATTACCGCTACTGAAGCAGGCTATTTTAGTGTAAAAGCGTTTGTAGCTGCAGAATTAGTTGCCTCACTTCAATGGCAAGTACATTTCTATTTATGGAATGGCGATAATAGTAATATGTTATTAGGAATACTTCTATTGAGTGTTATGTATAGCGGGGCCTTTTTATTAATTTGGATACTGGAAAGCCCACATATACCTGGTGAGGGTAAGTTGAATATAAAACACCGTGAATTATGGTCAACCGTTGTGATAGGGGCAGTGATTTTTGGCATTAGTAATTTAAGTTTTGTGACAGCTAATACACCTTTTAGCGGTCAATATGCTCAAGAAATATTTAATATTCGAACTTTAGTAAATTTAGGTGGATTCGCTATATTATATGCTTACCATATCCAATTAAACGAAATAAGGATAAAACACGAACTAGAAGCTATGCAAAATATACTTCAGAATCAATATGCACAATATCAACAATCGAAAGAAAGTATAGGAATAATTAACTATAAATATCATGATTTAAAGAACCACATTATTGCTCTTAGAGCTGAAGAAGATCCGGAAAAAAGAAATGCATATTTGACCGAAATGGAAAATGATATCAAGTCGTTCGAAGCACAGCATAAGACTGGGCATAATGTCTTAGATACATTGCTTGCGAGTAAGAGCATGTATTGTATTAAGAATGGGATTACCTTAACCTGTGTAGCGGACGGAACATTACTTAACGATATGGATGTAATTGATATCTGTACTATTTTTGGTAATGCTTTAGACAATGCAATAGAATATGAAAAACAAATCAAAGAAGAAGAAAAAAGACTGATACATGTTTCACTTTTTACGCAAAAAGGATTCTTGATGATTCGTTTTGAAAATTATTTTGAAGGGGATCTTATTCTTGATGGAGACTTACCTGTCACAACGAAGAAAGATAAATATTATCATGGTTATGGTTTAAAGAGTATTAGATATACGGTACAGAAATATGATGGTGTAGTCAAGGTGGATCAGAAGGGCAATTGGTTTGAACTAAAAATATTAATTCCAATACTGTCTTAG
- a CDS encoding LytTR family DNA-binding domain-containing protein — MIQIAIVEDEINYQEQLIDFLRRFERDYGKNIEITTYTDGDEFIENYKAQFDIILMDIQMPLMDGMSAAEEIRKIDSEVVIIFITNMAQYAIKGYAVDALDYVLKPIPYFSFSQRLNRAIDRMKKRESRSITIRVKSGVTRLKVSDIYYVESRGHKLLYSTKEGKYVTTGTMKELEDDLSSYHFFRGHKGFLINLEHVDGMNESCAIVQGDELPVSRAKRKRFMEALVNYWGEVVK, encoded by the coding sequence ATGATCCAAATTGCAATAGTTGAGGATGAAATTAATTACCAAGAACAGTTAATAGACTTTCTTCGCAGGTTCGAAAGAGATTATGGTAAAAACATTGAAATAACAACATATACTGATGGTGATGAATTTATTGAAAACTACAAAGCGCAATTTGACATCATATTAATGGATATTCAGATGCCCCTAATGGATGGTATGTCTGCAGCAGAAGAAATAAGAAAGATCGATTCTGAAGTTGTAATTATATTTATTACTAATATGGCGCAGTACGCTATCAAAGGGTATGCTGTGGATGCATTAGATTATGTATTAAAACCTATTCCCTATTTTTCGTTTTCTCAACGCTTGAATCGAGCAATTGATCGAATGAAGAAAAGAGAATCCCGTTCTATTACCATAAGAGTAAAAAGTGGGGTAACACGCCTGAAGGTTTCTGATATCTATTATGTGGAAAGTCGGGGACATAAGCTGCTATATTCTACGAAAGAAGGCAAGTATGTGACAACAGGTACCATGAAGGAGTTAGAGGATGACTTATCTAGCTACCACTTTTTCCGTGGACATAAGGGCTTTTTAATCAATTTGGAACATGTAGATGGAATGAATGAAAGTTGTGCTATAGTACAGGGGGACGAGCTTCCTGTGAGCCGTGCAAAAAGGAAACGATTCATGGAAGCTTTAGTGAATTACTGGGGAGAAGTGGTGAAATGA
- the glf gene encoding UDP-galactopyranose mutase, which translates to MYNYLVIGSGLFGSVFAHEVTKRGKKCLVIDRRNHVGGNIFTEQIEGINVHKYGAHIFHTNNKRIWDYVNQFAKFNRYTNTPVANYKGEIYNLPFNMNTFNKLWGVITPEEAKQKIEEQRKTANISTPNNLEEQAISLVGTDIYEKLIKGYTEKQWGRSAKELPPFIIRRLPVRFTYDNNYFNDKYQGIPIGGYTGIIKNMLKDIDVRLNVDFFEHREELEALADKVVFTGMVDQYYEYRFGVLDYRSLQFETKVIDSTDNFQGNAVINYTDRETPYTRIIEHKHFEFGTQDTTVITEEYPMEWKKNLEPYYPINNEKNNKIYKKYKELADKESKVIFGGRLATYKYYDMHQVIAEALTTVHRELLKSPSN; encoded by the coding sequence ATGTATAATTATTTAGTAATAGGTTCTGGTTTGTTCGGATCCGTTTTTGCTCATGAAGTAACAAAGAGAGGAAAAAAGTGCCTCGTGATTGATAGACGAAATCATGTGGGAGGAAACATATTTACAGAACAAATCGAAGGCATTAATGTCCACAAATACGGTGCACATATATTTCACACTAACAATAAAAGAATTTGGGATTATGTAAACCAATTTGCTAAATTTAACCGATATACAAACACTCCAGTAGCAAATTATAAAGGGGAAATCTATAACCTCCCTTTCAATATGAATACCTTTAACAAATTATGGGGGGTAATTACTCCCGAAGAGGCAAAACAAAAAATTGAAGAACAAAGAAAGACAGCTAATATCTCGACACCTAATAATTTAGAGGAACAGGCAATCTCTTTAGTAGGAACCGATATATACGAAAAGTTGATTAAGGGTTACACAGAAAAACAATGGGGACGCTCAGCGAAAGAATTACCACCTTTCATTATTAGACGACTTCCAGTTCGCTTTACCTATGACAACAACTATTTTAACGATAAGTATCAGGGAATTCCAATAGGTGGATATACTGGAATAATTAAAAATATGCTGAAGGATATTGATGTTCGCTTAAATGTAGACTTTTTTGAACATAGAGAAGAATTAGAAGCACTAGCAGATAAAGTGGTTTTTACAGGAATGGTTGATCAATATTATGAATACCGTTTTGGTGTTTTAGATTATAGGAGTTTACAATTTGAAACAAAGGTTATTGACAGCACAGACAATTTTCAAGGAAATGCCGTTATTAATTATACGGATAGAGAGACGCCCTATACTCGTATCATCGAACATAAACATTTTGAGTTCGGTACTCAAGATACAACTGTCATTACGGAAGAATATCCAATGGAATGGAAAAAGAACCTCGAACCATACTATCCAATAAACAATGAAAAAAACAATAAAATATATAAGAAATATAAAGAATTGGCAGACAAAGAATCTAAAGTTATCTTCGGTGGTAGATTAGCTACCTATAAATACTATGATATGCATCAAGTGATTGCAGAAGCATTGACTACTGTTCACAGAGAATTACTTAAATCCCCTTCAAACTAA
- a CDS encoding MmcQ/YjbR family DNA-binding protein, whose protein sequence is MNNLKEVIDYCLGLGNAYKDKPFRDKNWTVIRHIDSKKVFAWIFEKDDYLLVNVKDEPDLIDLMRQIYPSVVPGFHLNKDHWNSIILDGTIPKKEIHDMIRKSYLLTKRK, encoded by the coding sequence TTGAACAATTTAAAGGAAGTCATTGATTACTGTTTAGGATTGGGAAACGCTTATAAAGATAAGCCATTTCGTGATAAGAATTGGACAGTCATACGACACATAGATAGCAAAAAAGTTTTTGCATGGATATTTGAAAAAGATGACTATCTTTTAGTCAATGTAAAAGATGAACCTGATTTAATAGACTTGATGCGTCAAATTTATCCTTCGGTGGTTCCAGGATTTCACCTTAATAAAGACCATTGGAATTCTATCATTCTTGACGGTACTATTCCTAAGAAAGAAATACACGATATGATAAGAAAAAGTTATTTATTAACAAAAAGAAAATAA
- a CDS encoding Imm30 family immunity protein — translation MDIAIESAKLKNNRFLRNEHEIETFEQAIVSILKLKDPQHIALLCEGFDDSTENHAVMFGLVHAIESYDDIVNSQTSLNILANSIPKMLPHAKEWLKILHKRILNHEPSLLIYKNSLTSLNKDIQDYIVSQLESIKEKNPIQFEKSVNSILKSL, via the coding sequence ATGGACATCGCTATTGAATCAGCTAAATTAAAGAATAATCGTTTCCTTCGAAATGAACATGAAATAGAAACATTTGAACAGGCTATAGTGAGTATTTTAAAATTGAAAGATCCTCAACATATTGCATTACTGTGTGAAGGTTTTGACGACTCGACTGAAAATCATGCAGTTATGTTTGGACTTGTACATGCTATTGAGTCTTATGACGACATTGTTAATTCTCAAACGTCTTTAAATATACTAGCAAATTCGATTCCTAAAATGCTTCCACATGCTAAAGAATGGCTAAAAATACTTCATAAGAGAATTTTAAATCATGAGCCATCTTTATTAATTTATAAAAATAGTCTTACATCCTTAAACAAGGACATTCAAGATTACATTGTGTCTCAATTGGAAAGTATTAAAGAAAAGAATCCAATACAATTTGAAAAAAGTGTGAATTCAATTCTAAAAAGCTTATAA
- a CDS encoding CueP family metal-binding protein has product MKVKFITAFGLAAIISVIYLFIAGTGDNRVVEEKDEETIKEMVAAYSTGSVDDETASITPTELIITDSDDQDVTYDLLGDDFFVSIAPYVDETHPCTYHNLTGCQGEMVEKEFDVYIENSEGDVMIDEALTSLTNGFIDLWLPRDDTYYITIEHDGKKVNSEFSTFEDDATCITTMQLL; this is encoded by the coding sequence ATGAAAGTAAAATTTATAACAGCTTTCGGTCTAGCTGCTATCATATCAGTCATATATCTCTTTATTGCAGGAACTGGCGATAACCGTGTTGTAGAAGAAAAGGATGAAGAAACTATTAAAGAGATGGTAGCCGCTTATAGTACTGGTAGTGTGGACGATGAAACAGCCTCAATAACACCTACTGAACTTATCATTACGGACAGTGACGATCAAGACGTAACGTACGACTTACTAGGTGACGACTTTTTTGTTTCTATTGCCCCTTACGTTGACGAGACGCACCCTTGCACTTATCACAACCTTACAGGGTGTCAAGGAGAAATGGTAGAAAAAGAGTTTGACGTCTACATTGAAAATTCAGAAGGGGATGTTATGATTGATGAAGCTTTAACTTCCCTTACTAATGGCTTTATTGATTTGTGGCTACCGCGGGATGACACCTATTATATCACGATTGAACACGACGGAAAAAAGGTTAATTCTGAATTCTCTACGTTTGAAGATGATGCCACATGTATTACGACTATGCAGCTCCTTTAA